The following coding sequences lie in one Sphingobium sp. KCTC 72723 genomic window:
- the argB gene encoding acetylglutamate kinase, with protein MRPRMTTTHAPDPALLAKAETLVEALPYMQRYAGKTFVVKYGGHAMGDPEAARDFAEDVVLMKAVGINVVVVHGGGPQIGAMLKKLGVESKFVGGLRVTDAETAKIAEMVLAGSINKEIVGWIAGAGGRAVGISGKDGGLILCEKVLGKREADPNSGIERNVDLGFVGDPVKVDRRILDTLSQADIIPVVAPVGIGTDGHTYNVNADTMAGAIAAELGASRFFLLTDVAGVLDKQKNLLTDLNPAAIAVLQGDGTISGGMIPKLETCVKAVEGGVDAAVILDGRVPHAMLLEIFTDRGAGTLIRK; from the coding sequence ATGCGCCCGCGCATGACCACAACGCACGCCCCCGATCCCGCGCTCCTCGCAAAGGCTGAAACCCTTGTCGAGGCGCTGCCTTATATGCAGCGCTATGCGGGCAAGACCTTCGTCGTCAAATATGGCGGCCACGCCATGGGCGACCCCGAAGCCGCGCGCGATTTCGCCGAGGATGTCGTGCTGATGAAGGCGGTCGGCATCAATGTCGTCGTCGTCCATGGCGGCGGACCACAGATCGGCGCGATGCTGAAAAAGCTGGGCGTCGAATCGAAATTCGTCGGCGGCCTGCGCGTCACGGACGCGGAAACGGCCAAGATCGCCGAAATGGTGCTGGCAGGCTCCATCAACAAGGAAATCGTCGGCTGGATCGCCGGGGCCGGGGGCCGGGCGGTCGGCATTTCGGGCAAGGATGGTGGCCTCATCCTGTGCGAAAAGGTGCTAGGCAAGCGGGAGGCGGACCCCAATTCGGGCATAGAGCGCAATGTCGATCTGGGCTTTGTGGGTGATCCTGTAAAGGTCGACCGCCGCATCCTCGACACCCTGTCGCAGGCGGACATCATCCCGGTCGTCGCCCCGGTGGGCATCGGCACCGACGGCCATACCTATAACGTCAATGCCGACACCATGGCCGGCGCGATCGCGGCGGAACTGGGCGCATCGCGCTTCTTCCTGCTGACCGATGTCGCGGGCGTGCTGGACAAGCAGAAGAACCTGCTGACCGACCTGAACCCCGCCGCCATCGCGGTCCTGCAAGGCGACGGCACGATCAGCGGCGGCATGATCCCCAAGCTTGAAACCTGCGTCAAGGCAGTCGAGGGCGGGGTGGACGCCGCCGTCATCCTCGACGGGCGGGTGCCGCACGCCATGCTGCTGGAAATCTTCACCGATCGCGGCGCCGGCACGCTGATCCGCAAATAA
- a CDS encoding queuosine precursor transporter produces the protein MTFSPAPISRSLFFFSIFYGGMVCIAGVLGNKQVTLGPVSAIGPLVGLGPLAVEAGIFAFLLLVTISSAVAELHGRAVANRLVQIGFLPLIASILLSILVLAAPAASDMDPKRAEAFAMMMGGTPRIWLGGIIAYGISQTLNVTLFAALKGREGSQMLWLRAATASILSQIVDTLLFVTIAFYGIFPIGELLLGQMLAKVVLSALLVPPVIYLLVALGRRLDRNG, from the coding sequence ATGACATTTTCTCCCGCGCCGATCAGCCGCTCGCTCTTCTTCTTCTCGATCTTCTATGGCGGCATGGTCTGCATTGCGGGCGTGCTGGGCAACAAGCAGGTGACGCTGGGACCGGTGTCGGCCATCGGCCCGCTGGTCGGGCTTGGCCCGCTGGCGGTGGAGGCGGGCATTTTCGCCTTCCTGCTGCTGGTGACCATTTCCAGCGCGGTGGCCGAACTTCATGGCCGCGCCGTCGCCAACCGTCTGGTGCAGATCGGCTTCCTGCCGCTGATCGCTTCGATCCTGCTGTCCATCCTCGTGCTGGCCGCACCCGCCGCCAGCGACATGGACCCCAAGCGCGCCGAAGCCTTTGCCATGATGATGGGCGGCACCCCGCGCATCTGGCTGGGCGGGATCATCGCCTATGGCATATCGCAAACGCTCAACGTCACGCTGTTCGCGGCGCTGAAAGGGCGGGAGGGCAGCCAGATGCTCTGGCTCCGCGCGGCGACCGCCAGCATATTGTCGCAGATCGTCGATACGCTGCTGTTCGTAACCATCGCTTTTTACGGCATTTTCCCGATCGGCGAATTGCTGCTGGGCCAGATGCTGGCAAAGGTCGTGCTGTCCGCGCTGCTGGTGCCGCCGGTCATCTATCTGCTCGTCGCGCTGGGGCGGCGGCTCGACCGTAATGGGTAA
- a CDS encoding GIY-YIG nuclease family protein, which produces MTGGWIYIMTNRAYGVLYIGVTSSLPHRAMQHRDGTGSAFCRRYRLDRLVYAERHGTIMDTIAREKAMKAWKREWKVALVESINPGWMDLFDTLHLD; this is translated from the coding sequence ATGACGGGCGGCTGGATCTATATCATGACGAACCGGGCTTATGGCGTGCTGTATATCGGCGTGACGTCCAGCCTGCCGCACCGCGCGATGCAGCATCGTGACGGCACGGGATCGGCATTTTGCCGACGCTATCGGCTGGACCGGCTGGTTTATGCCGAGCGGCATGGGACCATCATGGATACCATCGCACGGGAAAAGGCGATGAAGGCATGGAAGCGGGAATGGAAGGTGGCGCTGGTCGAGAGCATCAATCCGGGGTGGATGGATTTGTTCGATACTCTGCATCTGGATTGA
- a CDS encoding Ppx/GppA family phosphatase gives MNSMLSRVRAAAATMAISPGPADVRTAIIDIGSNSVRLVVYDGPRRIPFILFNEKVMAGLGAGLAKNGRIEDEAMARGLRAVERFAHLCRDMRVTHVRCVATAAVRDATNGPDFIARAAAMGLTVETLTGAQEAIGAALGVLSGIPQANGIVGDLGGGSLELARIYDGAVHATISLPLGVLRLPQIRAKGPRVLEREVGKMLVEAGWAVEPDLPFYLVGGSWRALARFDMHLTNFPLPVVHQYEMPASRAEQLIRTLSHLDRARIKEIPGMSGSRANTVTDAAALLSVVVRKLQSRSLVTSAYGLREGLLYDSLPADVRTHDPLLVAAEAEGDAQSRFRGHGDYIERWIAPLFAQDAPAMQRIRRAACLLADVGWRANPDFRAERGVEIALHSNWVGITAPERAMLAQALHSHFGGSTAIFAGLEQLADATTLHRASLWGLAIRLAQRLSGGVERPLTHSRLSPTDGAILLELDEAHGALAGEVVERRLRNLAQAMGVKYRLVNRVD, from the coding sequence ATGAACTCCATGCTCAGCCGGGTCCGTGCCGCTGCCGCGACCATGGCGATTTCGCCCGGTCCCGCCGATGTGCGGACCGCCATCATCGACATCGGCTCCAACTCCGTGCGCCTTGTCGTCTATGACGGGCCGCGCCGCATCCCGTTCATCCTGTTCAATGAAAAGGTGATGGCGGGCCTTGGCGCGGGCCTCGCCAAAAACGGGCGGATAGAGGATGAAGCGATGGCGCGCGGCCTGCGCGCGGTCGAACGCTTCGCCCATCTGTGCCGCGACATGCGCGTGACGCACGTCCGCTGCGTCGCGACTGCCGCCGTGCGCGATGCGACCAACGGGCCGGACTTCATTGCCCGCGCCGCTGCCATGGGGCTGACCGTCGAAACGCTGACCGGCGCGCAGGAAGCGATCGGCGCGGCGCTGGGCGTGCTGTCGGGCATCCCGCAGGCCAACGGCATCGTCGGCGATCTGGGCGGGGGCAGTCTGGAACTGGCGCGCATATATGACGGCGCGGTCCATGCCACTATCTCGCTGCCGCTGGGCGTGCTGCGCCTGCCGCAAATCCGGGCCAAGGGGCCGCGCGTGCTGGAACGCGAAGTCGGCAAGATGCTGGTCGAGGCAGGCTGGGCAGTCGAACCGGACCTGCCCTTCTATCTGGTCGGCGGGTCGTGGCGCGCGCTCGCCCGCTTCGACATGCACCTGACCAACTTCCCGCTGCCGGTCGTGCATCAATATGAAATGCCCGCCAGTCGCGCCGAACAGCTGATCCGCACCCTGTCCCATCTCGACCGCGCCCGGATCAAGGAAATACCGGGGATGAGCGGATCGCGTGCCAACACGGTGACGGACGCGGCGGCCTTGCTGTCGGTGGTCGTGCGCAAACTCCAGTCGCGCAGCCTGGTCACATCGGCCTATGGTCTGCGCGAAGGGCTGCTCTACGACAGCCTGCCTGCCGATGTGCGCACCCACGACCCGTTGCTGGTCGCCGCCGAAGCGGAGGGGGACGCGCAATCGCGCTTTCGCGGCCATGGCGATTATATCGAACGGTGGATCGCGCCCCTGTTCGCGCAGGACGCACCCGCGATGCAGCGCATCCGCCGCGCCGCCTGCCTGCTGGCCGATGTCGGCTGGCGCGCCAACCCCGATTTCCGCGCCGAACGCGGGGTCGAAATTGCGCTGCACAGCAATTGGGTGGGCATCACCGCGCCTGAACGCGCGATGCTGGCGCAGGCGCTGCACAGCCATTTTGGCGGCAGCACCGCGATCTTCGCGGGGCTGGAGCAACTGGCCGACGCCACAACGCTGCACCGCGCCAGCCTGTGGGGTCTGGCGATCCGGCTGGCGCAGCGCCTGTCCGGCGGCGTCGAACGCCCGCTCACCCACTCGCGCCTGTCACCGACCGACGGCGCGATCCTGCTGGAACTCGACGAAGCCCATGGCGCACTAGCCGGCGAAGTCGTCGAACGCCGCCTGCGCAATCTGGCCCAGGCCATGGGCGTCAAATACCGCCTGGTAAACCGGGTGGATTGA
- a CDS encoding RNA degradosome polyphosphate kinase produces the protein MAEADPAISLTVPVGRYFNRELSWLAFNQRVLEEAMNRAHPLLERLRFLSISGANLDEFFSVRVAGLKGQQLQNVDTASVDGLTAGQQLTAIATASARLMEAQQKVWGVLHGELGQVGIEVVGPSSPLDPESEVWLRTHFRDQIFPILTPQALDPAHPFPFIPNEGLSIVFDLQRLSDKQPIRELVMIPARLSRFVRIPGEPARYMSLEAVVRRFSGDLFPGYKVRESGVFRIIRDSDIEIEEEAEDLVRHFRSAIKRRRRGRVIRLEIEERIPAPVEEMLQDMLQGHEAIVAEVEGFIGIGDLSGIVDENRPDLKFEPYVPRFPERIREYGGDCFAAIRAKDIVVHHPYEAFDVVVSFLKQAAIDPDVVAIKQTLYRAGKQSAIIRALIDAAEAGKSVTAVVELKARFDEEQNILWADALERAGVQVVYGFIDWKTHAKISMVIRREGEQFRSYCHFGTGNYHPITARIYTDLSFFTADPAYSRDAAALFNYITGYVEPERLEKLVMSPRDLRDRLCQLIDAEIDHARAGRPGTIWAKMNSLVDPAIIEKLYAASNAGVQIDLIVRGICCLRPGVVGMSDNIRVKSVVGRFLEHSRIAVFGNGEALPNIGAKVYISSADWMPRNFDRRVEFLAPVETPTVHEQILDQVMVANLIDTEQSWALDSDGIYARLEPGEKPFNLHRYFMTNPSLSGRGAAIDNEAVPTLRLRGRV, from the coding sequence GTGGCCGAAGCCGATCCCGCCATCAGCCTGACCGTTCCTGTGGGACGCTATTTCAACCGCGAACTGTCCTGGCTCGCCTTTAACCAGCGGGTGCTGGAAGAAGCGATGAACCGCGCCCACCCGCTGCTGGAACGGCTGCGCTTCCTGTCGATTTCGGGTGCCAATCTGGACGAATTCTTCTCCGTCCGGGTCGCGGGGCTTAAAGGGCAGCAGTTGCAGAATGTCGACACGGCCTCGGTCGACGGCCTGACTGCGGGCCAGCAACTGACTGCCATCGCAACCGCCAGCGCCCGGCTGATGGAGGCCCAGCAAAAGGTCTGGGGCGTCCTGCACGGCGAACTGGGGCAGGTGGGGATCGAAGTGGTCGGCCCCTCCAGCCCGCTCGACCCGGAAAGCGAAGTGTGGCTGCGCACCCATTTCCGCGACCAGATTTTCCCGATCCTCACGCCCCAGGCGCTCGACCCCGCGCACCCCTTTCCCTTCATCCCCAATGAAGGCCTGTCGATCGTGTTCGACCTGCAACGCCTGTCGGACAAGCAACCGATCCGCGAACTGGTGATGATTCCCGCCCGCCTGTCCCGCTTCGTGCGCATCCCCGGCGAACCGGCGCGCTACATGTCGCTCGAAGCGGTCGTGCGCCGCTTTTCGGGCGATCTCTTCCCCGGCTACAAGGTGCGCGAAAGCGGCGTATTCCGCATCATCCGCGATAGCGATATCGAAATCGAGGAAGAGGCCGAAGACCTGGTCCGCCACTTCCGCAGCGCGATCAAGCGCCGCCGCCGGGGCCGCGTCATCCGGCTGGAGATTGAGGAACGCATCCCCGCCCCGGTCGAGGAAATGTTGCAGGACATGCTTCAGGGCCATGAAGCGATCGTCGCGGAAGTCGAAGGGTTCATTGGCATCGGCGACCTGTCGGGCATCGTCGATGAAAACCGCCCGGACCTGAAATTCGAACCTTATGTCCCGCGCTTCCCCGAACGTATCCGCGAATATGGCGGCGACTGTTTTGCCGCCATCCGGGCCAAGGACATCGTCGTCCACCACCCTTATGAAGCCTTCGACGTCGTCGTCTCCTTCCTCAAACAGGCCGCGATCGACCCGGACGTGGTGGCGATCAAGCAGACGCTCTACCGCGCGGGCAAACAGTCCGCGATCATCCGCGCGCTGATCGACGCGGCCGAAGCGGGCAAGTCCGTGACCGCCGTGGTGGAACTGAAAGCCCGCTTTGACGAGGAACAGAATATCCTGTGGGCCGACGCGCTGGAACGGGCCGGGGTGCAGGTCGTCTATGGCTTTATCGACTGGAAAACCCACGCCAAGATTTCGATGGTGATCCGGCGGGAAGGGGAACAGTTTCGCAGCTACTGCCATTTCGGCACCGGCAATTATCACCCCATCACCGCGCGCATCTATACTGATCTCAGCTTCTTCACCGCCGATCCGGCCTACAGCCGGGATGCCGCCGCGCTGTTCAACTATATCACTGGCTATGTCGAACCGGAACGGCTGGAAAAGCTGGTCATGTCGCCGCGCGACCTGCGCGACCGGCTGTGCCAGTTGATCGACGCGGAAATAGACCATGCCCGCGCCGGGCGGCCCGGCACCATCTGGGCCAAGATGAACAGCCTGGTCGATCCGGCGATCATCGAAAAACTCTACGCCGCCAGCAATGCAGGGGTGCAGATCGACCTGATCGTGCGCGGCATTTGCTGCCTGCGCCCCGGCGTGGTCGGCATGTCCGACAATATCCGGGTGAAATCGGTCGTCGGCCGTTTTCTGGAACATAGCCGCATCGCGGTGTTCGGCAATGGCGAAGCGCTGCCCAACATTGGCGCCAAAGTCTATATCAGCTCGGCCGACTGGATGCCGCGCAATTTCGACCGCCGCGTCGAATTTCTCGCCCCCGTCGAAACCCCCACGGTCCATGAACAGATTCTCGACCAGGTGATGGTCGCCAATCTGATCGACACCGAACAAAGCTGGGCGCTGGACAGCGATGGCATATATGCGCGGCTGGAACCGGGCGAAAAGCCGTTTAACCTGCACCGTTACTTCATGACCAACCCGTCGCTGTCCGGGCGCGGCGCGGCGATCGACAATGAAGCGGTGCCGACACTCCGCCTGCGCGGGCGGGTATAA
- a CDS encoding chromosomal replication initiator DnaA codes for MSQISLPFDWHGATGGDFLVSDANRIAVAHLERWRDWPLSVSVLTGPPRSGRSTLARHFAQASGGTLIDDAQGQDEHTLFHAWNDAQTQHRPLLMVGHAPPASWTVALPDLASRLAAAPHVAIAEPDEMLARALIQRNLDMAGVRYAADLPDWLLRRIERSYGAIAAVTRLLDRASLSSGRKISVSMARDSLQDAGFLPIVPTDPPLDQRE; via the coding sequence ATGAGCCAGATCAGCCTGCCCTTCGACTGGCATGGCGCGACCGGCGGCGATTTTCTGGTCAGCGACGCCAACCGCATCGCCGTTGCCCATCTGGAACGGTGGCGCGACTGGCCGCTGTCGGTCAGCGTGCTGACCGGCCCGCCGCGCTCCGGCCGCTCCACGCTGGCCCGCCATTTCGCGCAGGCCAGCGGCGGCACCCTGATCGACGATGCGCAGGGCCAGGACGAACATACCCTGTTCCACGCCTGGAACGACGCGCAGACGCAGCATCGCCCGCTGCTGATGGTCGGTCACGCCCCGCCTGCCAGCTGGACGGTCGCGCTGCCCGACTTGGCGTCCCGCCTTGCCGCCGCCCCCCATGTCGCCATCGCCGAACCCGACGAAATGCTGGCCCGCGCCCTGATCCAGCGCAATCTGGATATGGCCGGGGTGCGCTATGCGGCCGATCTGCCGGACTGGCTTCTGCGCCGGATAGAGCGTAGCTATGGCGCGATTGCCGCCGTCACCCGCCTGCTCGATCGGGCGTCGCTGTCATCGGGGCGTAAGATTTCCGTCTCAATGGCCAGAGACAGCCTGCAAGATGCCGGTTTTTTGCCTATAGTGCCGACCGACCCTCCCCTCGATCAACGCGAGTGA
- a CDS encoding heavy-metal-associated domain-containing protein: MSLNQSFFRAPFQPGTALRALSRPVQILIAIALGLAAAALFAQMEGERGVPPIASGGDFEVRGVKVDVVAKDADTARYTGWRIAQRQAWRMLWTRTHGSGGVGGGGAPALSDSQIEALVSGIEIDYEQAGANRYVATLGVLFDRARTGQLLGVSGNVMRSPPLLVIPVLWDGGSAVSYERTNEWQKTWARYRTGDSAIDYVRVAGSIADPILLNAGQTGRRGRLWWRVLLDQYGAADVVIPIARLDRQYPGGPVTATFTARYGPDNSLIGSFSLRASNDSGLPKLLDEGARRIDELYIRALNDGRLRPDPSLIIEEPVDPAALEIENATDVPVDAIDIGTTTTTTTSSFSIQFDTPDVGSIGAGESAVRAIPGVRSASTSSLALGGTSVMQVSFEGTVDMLRNGLQARGYSVAVAGNTLRITRRQSPQPQP, translated from the coding sequence GTGAGCCTGAACCAGTCCTTTTTCCGCGCGCCCTTCCAGCCGGGGACCGCCCTTCGCGCGCTTTCTCGCCCGGTCCAGATCCTGATCGCCATTGCGCTCGGCCTCGCTGCTGCCGCCTTGTTCGCGCAGATGGAGGGGGAACGCGGCGTCCCGCCCATCGCCAGTGGCGGCGATTTTGAAGTGCGCGGGGTCAAGGTCGATGTCGTGGCCAAGGATGCCGACACGGCCCGCTACACCGGCTGGCGCATCGCCCAGCGGCAGGCATGGCGGATGCTGTGGACCCGCACGCACGGTTCCGGGGGAGTGGGCGGCGGCGGCGCGCCCGCGCTTTCCGATTCGCAGATCGAGGCACTGGTTTCGGGGATAGAGATTGACTATGAGCAGGCAGGCGCAAACCGCTATGTCGCAACGCTCGGCGTCCTGTTCGACCGCGCCCGCACCGGGCAATTGCTCGGCGTCAGCGGCAATGTCATGCGCTCGCCGCCTTTGCTGGTCATTCCGGTGCTGTGGGACGGCGGATCGGCGGTATCCTATGAACGCACCAATGAATGGCAAAAGACGTGGGCGCGTTACCGCACCGGCGACAGCGCGATCGATTATGTCCGCGTCGCCGGATCCATCGCCGACCCGATCCTGCTGAACGCGGGGCAGACCGGGCGGCGCGGGCGCTTGTGGTGGCGCGTGCTGCTCGACCAATATGGCGCAGCCGACGTGGTGATCCCGATCGCCCGGCTCGACCGCCAATATCCCGGCGGCCCCGTCACCGCGACCTTCACCGCGCGCTATGGTCCCGACAACAGCCTGATCGGCAGCTTCTCGCTGCGTGCCTCCAACGACAGCGGCCTGCCCAAATTGCTGGACGAAGGCGCCCGGCGGATCGACGAGCTATATATTCGCGCGCTCAACGACGGCCGCCTGCGCCCGGACCCCTCGCTCATCATCGAGGAGCCGGTCGATCCTGCCGCGCTGGAAATCGAAAATGCCACGGACGTCCCCGTCGACGCCATCGACATCGGCACGACGACGACCACGACGACCAGCAGCTTCTCGATCCAGTTCGACACGCCCGATGTTGGCTCCATCGGCGCGGGCGAATCGGCGGTGCGCGCCATTCCGGGCGTGCGTTCGGCCTCGACCAGCAGCCTGGCGCTGGGCGGCACATCGGTCATGCAGGTCAGCTTCGAAGGCACGGTGGACATGCTGCGCAACGGGTTGCAGGCGCGCGGTTACAGCGTCGCCGTGGCGGGCAACACGCTGCGCATCACCCGGCGGCAGTCACCCCAGCCGCAGCCATGA
- the purM gene encoding phosphoribosylformylglycinamidine cyclo-ligase has translation MNENESYSYAKAGVDIAAGNALVRAIAPLAKATRRPGADAELGGFGGFFDLKAAGYDDPLLVAANDGVGTKLKLAIDHDRHDGVGIDLVAMCANDLIVQGAEPLFFLDYYATGKLESGVAERVIAGIADGCRIAGCALIGGETAEMPGMYSAGDYDLAGFCVGAVERNKVLTGNRVKTGDVLLGLASSGVHSNGFSLVRRLAADKGWKLDRPAIFDNEVLLIDALMAPTRIYVKSLLPLVRAGMINALAHITGGGLLENIPRVLPDGCHAVVDADAWEQPRLMAFLQAQGHIEPAEMARTFNCGVGMVLAVDEAHVAGVTTALEAAGETVHRVGVVQAGEKGCTVRGSTETWSAQADWSATHLG, from the coding sequence ATGAACGAGAACGAATCCTATAGCTACGCCAAGGCTGGCGTCGACATCGCTGCCGGCAACGCGCTGGTCCGCGCCATCGCCCCGTTGGCCAAGGCGACCCGTCGCCCCGGCGCGGACGCGGAACTGGGCGGCTTTGGCGGCTTTTTCGACCTGAAGGCGGCAGGCTATGACGATCCGTTGCTGGTCGCGGCCAATGATGGCGTCGGCACCAAGCTGAAACTGGCGATCGACCATGACCGGCATGATGGCGTGGGCATCGACCTGGTCGCCATGTGCGCCAACGACCTGATCGTGCAGGGGGCCGAGCCTCTGTTCTTCCTGGACTATTACGCCACCGGCAAGCTGGAAAGCGGCGTGGCCGAGCGCGTGATCGCAGGGATTGCCGATGGGTGCCGGATTGCAGGCTGCGCCCTGATCGGCGGCGAAACCGCCGAAATGCCGGGCATGTATAGCGCGGGCGATTATGATCTGGCGGGCTTTTGCGTCGGTGCGGTCGAGCGGAACAAGGTGCTGACCGGCAACCGGGTCAAGACCGGCGACGTGCTGCTGGGCCTCGCTTCGTCGGGTGTGCATAGCAATGGTTTCTCGCTGGTGCGCCGTTTGGCCGCCGACAAGGGGTGGAAGCTGGATCGCCCGGCGATCTTCGACAATGAGGTGCTGCTGATCGACGCGCTGATGGCGCCGACGCGCATCTATGTGAAATCGCTGCTGCCGCTGGTGCGGGCGGGGATGATCAACGCGCTGGCGCATATCACGGGCGGCGGCCTGCTGGAAAATATCCCGCGCGTGCTGCCCGACGGGTGCCATGCGGTGGTGGATGCCGATGCGTGGGAACAGCCGCGCCTGATGGCGTTTTTGCAGGCGCAGGGGCATATCGAACCGGCGGAAATGGCGCGCACCTTCAATTGCGGCGTCGGCATGGTTCTGGCCGTAGACGAAGCCCATGTTGCGGGCGTTACGACTGCGCTGGAAGCGGCGGGCGAAACCGTCCACCGGGTCGGCGTGGTGCAGGCAGGCGAAAAGGGTTGCACCGTGCGCGGTTCGACCGAAACATGGAGCGCGCAGGCGGACTGGTCCGCCACGCATCTGGGGTAA
- the purN gene encoding phosphoribosylglycinamide formyltransferase, with protein sequence MSKAKVGVLISGRGSNMAALLYAAKAADCPYEIVLVAANDPDAPGLTLAAAEGIATFGQSHKGMKRAAFDAIIDAQLRDAGAHYVALAGYMRLLSPEFVSGWADRMLNIHPSLLPKYKGLDTHQRAIDAGDSHAGCSVHIVTAELDDGPVLGQTPVAILPGDTPDSLAARILIAEHQLYSRTLADFVTRERQPDWLLNRVREAALALPQADEIVSHGMPCFGIVKGKKFAYFTRDHHGDGIIAVLVKTTAPDEQAMLMESDPERYYRPAYFGNDWVGIRLDLGDTDWDHIGTRLRSSWQQVAPRKLMGLMDVADQF encoded by the coding sequence ATGTCGAAAGCCAAAGTCGGCGTCCTGATTTCCGGTCGCGGATCGAACATGGCGGCTTTGCTCTATGCGGCCAAGGCGGCGGACTGCCCTTATGAGATCGTGCTGGTCGCGGCCAATGACCCGGATGCGCCCGGCCTGACGCTGGCGGCGGCGGAGGGGATCGCGACATTCGGCCAGAGCCACAAGGGCATGAAGCGCGCCGCGTTCGACGCGATCATCGACGCGCAGTTGCGGGATGCTGGCGCGCATTATGTCGCGCTGGCGGGCTATATGCGGTTGTTGTCGCCCGAATTTGTGAGCGGATGGGCCGACCGGATGCTCAACATCCACCCCAGCCTGCTGCCCAAATATAAGGGGCTGGACACGCACCAGCGGGCGATCGATGCAGGCGACAGCCATGCTGGCTGCTCGGTGCATATCGTGACGGCGGAACTGGACGATGGCCCGGTGCTGGGCCAGACGCCGGTCGCGATCCTGCCCGGCGACACGCCCGACAGCCTTGCCGCGCGCATCCTGATCGCCGAGCATCAGCTTTATTCGCGCACGCTGGCCGATTTCGTGACGCGCGAGCGGCAGCCCGACTGGTTGCTGAACCGGGTGCGCGAAGCCGCGCTGGCCCTGCCGCAGGCGGACGAGATCGTGTCGCACGGGATGCCCTGCTTCGGCATCGTGAAGGGCAAGAAATTCGCTTACTTTACGCGCGATCATCATGGTGACGGCATCATCGCCGTGCTGGTCAAGACGACCGCGCCCGACGAGCAGGCGATGCTGATGGAAAGCGACCCGGAACGCTATTACCGGCCCGCTTATTTCGGCAATGACTGGGTCGGCATCCGGCTGGACCTGGGCGACACCGACTGGGATCATATCGGCACGCGGCTGCGTTCGAGCTGGCAGCAGGTCGCGCCGAGGAAATTGATGGGCCTGATGGACGTTGCCGATCAGTTTTGA
- a CDS encoding ABC transporter ATP-binding protein — MTDSTTAAIEIRDLTKVYKGGKRALDGIDLTIPRGQIYGLLGPNGAGKSTTINILAGMVNKTSGTARIWGFDTDDNPRNAKNSIGIVPQEIVFDPFFTPYETLENQAGFYGVPKEKRRSMELLRAVHLEDKAHAYARTLSGGMKRRLLVAKAMVHAPPILVLDEPTAGVDVQLRQQLWAYVRELNAMGVTIVLTTHYLEEAEELCDRIAIINHGKVITDKPTRELLAMAQEKVVQVTVDRDVVTLPDAPCFEKVELASDARTLTITYLKGVANAGQVLSAVQASGLAIVDVVTRDPDLEDVFLNLTAAAA; from the coding sequence ATGACCGACAGCACAACCGCCGCAATCGAAATCCGCGACCTGACCAAGGTGTATAAGGGCGGCAAGCGCGCGCTCGACGGCATCGACCTGACCATTCCGCGCGGGCAGATTTACGGCCTGCTGGGACCAAATGGCGCGGGCAAATCGACCACGATCAACATTCTTGCCGGGATGGTGAACAAGACGTCGGGAACGGCGCGCATCTGGGGATTCGACACCGACGACAATCCGCGCAACGCGAAAAACTCGATCGGCATCGTGCCGCAGGAAATCGTGTTCGACCCCTTTTTCACCCCGTATGAGACGCTGGAAAATCAGGCGGGCTTTTATGGCGTGCCAAAGGAAAAGCGCCGGTCGATGGAATTGCTGCGCGCGGTGCATCTGGAGGATAAGGCGCACGCCTATGCCCGCACATTGTCGGGCGGCATGAAGCGGCGTTTGCTGGTGGCCAAGGCAATGGTCCATGCGCCGCCGATACTGGTGCTGGACGAACCGACCGCCGGCGTCGACGTGCAGTTGCGCCAGCAGCTTTGGGCCTATGTCCGCGAACTCAATGCCATGGGCGTGACCATCGTGCTGACTACCCATTATCTGGAAGAAGCCGAGGAGTTGTGCGACCGCATAGCCATCATCAATCATGGCAAGGTGATTACCGACAAGCCGACCCGCGAATTGCTGGCGATGGCGCAGGAAAAGGTGGTGCAGGTGACGGTGGACCGGGATGTCGTGACGTTGCCGGACGCGCCCTGTTTCGAGAAGGTCGAACTGGCCAGCGACGCGCGCACGCTGACCATCACTTACCTGAAAGGCGTCGCCAATGCGGGGCAGGTGTTGAGCGCGGTGCAGGCCAGCGGGCTGGCGATCGTGGACGTGGTGACGCGCGATCCTGATCTGGAGGATGTGTTTTTGAACCTGACGGCGGCGGCTGCGTGA